Proteins from one Gallus gallus isolate bGalGal1 chromosome 17, bGalGal1.mat.broiler.GRCg7b, whole genome shotgun sequence genomic window:
- the RPL35 gene encoding 60S ribosomal protein L35, which produces MAKIKARDLRGKKKEELLKQLDDLKVELSQLRVAKVTGGAASKLSKIRVVRKSIARVLTVINQTQKENLRKFYKGKKYKPLDLRPKKTRAMRRRLNKHEENLKTKKQQRKERLYPVRKYAIKA; this is translated from the exons ATG GCCAAGATCAAGGCCCGAGACCTGcgggggaaaaagaaggaggagctgctgaagcagctggACGACCTCAAGGTGGAGCTGTCACAGCTGCGCGTGGCAAAGGTGACGGGCGGGGCCGCCTCCAAGCTGTCCAAAAT CCGCGTGGTGCGTAAGTCCATTGCCCGAGTCCTGACCGTGATCAACCAGACTCAGAAGGAGAACCTGCGGAAGTTCTACAAA GGCAAAAAGTATAAGCCTCTCGATCTGCGGCCGAAGAAGACTCGTGCCATGCGGCGCAGGTTaaataaacatgaagaaaacCTGAAGACCAAAAAACAGCAGCGAAAAGAACGTCTGTACCCTGTCCGGAAATATGCCATCAAGGCATAA